A genomic region of Arachis stenosperma cultivar V10309 chromosome 9, arast.V10309.gnm1.PFL2, whole genome shotgun sequence contains the following coding sequences:
- the LOC130949044 gene encoding uncharacterized mitochondrial protein AtMg00240-like gives MEGKAVSTPMEYTIKLTKSTGTPLNSVSEYRRLVERLLYLTNTRPDIGYAVGRLSQFLECATDKHFEAAIRVLKYLKNEPVLGLMFSSQTDLEPTGFSDSNWGTCSDTRRSISSYCFFIGTAIVSWKSKKQNIVAVSSCEVEYRALAMATMEA, from the coding sequence ATGGAAGGCAAGGCAGTGTCAACTCCAATGGAATATACCATCAAACTAACAAAGAGTACTGGAACTCCTCTAAACTCAGTGTCAGAGTATAGAAGACTAGTTGAAAGATTGTTATATCTAACCAACACAAGACCAGATATAGGATATGCAGTTGGAAGACTAAGCCAATTTTTAGAATGTGCTACTGACAAGCACTTTGAAGCAGCCATAAGGGTACTCAAGTATCTCAAGAATGAGCCAGTATTGGGATTGATGTTCTCATCTCAAACAGATTTAGAGCCCACTGGTTTCTCGGACAGCAACTGGGGTACATGCTCAGACACTAGAAGATCTATATCGAGCTATTGTTTCTTCATAGGAACAGCTATTGTATCATGGAAAAGTAAGAAGCAAAATATAGTGGCAGTGTCATCGTGTGAAGTAGAATATAGGGCTCTTGCCATGGCAACTATGGAAGCATAG